A portion of the Hoplias malabaricus isolate fHopMal1 chromosome 1, fHopMal1.hap1, whole genome shotgun sequence genome contains these proteins:
- the git1 gene encoding ARF GTPase-activating protein GIT1 isoform X1, whose protein sequence is MSRKVQRSEVCADCSAPDPGWSSINRGVLICDECCSVHRSLGRHISIVKHLRHSGWPPSLLQMVQTLACNGANSIWEHSLLDPAQVQSGRRKPNPQDKVHPTKSEFIRAKYQMLAFVHKLPCRDDDGVTTKDLSKQLHSSVRTGSLETCLRLLSLGAQANFFHPEKGTTPLHVAAKAGQVLQAELLVVYGADPGAPDINGRTPMDYARQAGHVELAERLVECQYELTDRLAFYLCGRRPDHKNGHYIIPQMADRARPKCPTQSLDLSELAKAAKKKLQALNNRLFEELAMDVYDEVDRRENDAVWLTTQNHSTLVTERSAVPFLPVNPEYSATRNQGRQKLARFNAREFATLIIDILSDAKRRQQGKGLTSPTEPLDVSQADDDQHDYDSVASDEDTDSELTTQNNTNTQRNNRAKSMDSSDLSDGPITLQEYLEVKKALASSEAKVQQLMKVNNNLSEELRRLQKEITRMQTENVALRGAQAGAPGALGGGGGVPLWPGGVRGVAGGGGGAVSGDSSLTPPSSALLRRDRQAFSMYEPGAATPKALTPALDSLTGHLQPLGPSVRKGAPAGPSPYGGPHLSASIEVGRYMAPKAEKHGSGTDSDYDNTQTYDASQGLGRSSEEDSRGEVEDSGDSGEPDPTLPCTEDVILKTEQVTKNIQELLRAAQEFKHDSFVPCSEKIHSAVTEMASLFPKRPALDAVRSSLRLLAASASRLQVECRKAAPSESSASTVDYQLLTQQVIQCAYDIAKAAKQLVTITTREKKQ, encoded by the exons ATCCTGGCTGGAGCAGTATAAACCGGGGCGTGCTGATCTGTGATGAGTGCTGTTCTGTGCACCGGAGCTTGGGACGCCACATCTCTATCGTCAAGCATCTGCGCCACAGTGGCTGGCCACCTTCTTTATTACAG ATGGTGCAGACTCTTGCTTGTAATGGTGCTAATTCCATTTGGGAGCACTCTCTACTGGACCCTGCACAGGTCCAAAGCGGTCGCAGAAAACCTAACCCCCAAGATAAAGTGCA CCCCACCAAGTCTGAGTTCATACGCGCCAAGTATCAGATGCTAGCCTTCGTCCACAAGCTGCCCTGCCGTGATGATGATGGGGTCACCACCAAAGACCTCAGCAAG CAACTACATTCAAGTGTCCGGACTGGGAGTTTGGAGACATGTCTGCGGCTGCTGTCTCTTGGAGCTCAGGCCAACTTCTTTCATCCT GAGAAAGGCACTACTCCTTTGCACGTGGCTGCTAAAGCAGGACAGGTCCTTCAGGCCGAACTGCTCGTTGTGTATGGAGCTGACCCTGGAGCTCCAGACATTAACGGTCGCACACCCATGGACTATGCTAG GCAAGCTGGCCATGTGGAGTTAGCCGAGCGATTGGTGGAATGTCAGTACGAGCTAACAGACAGGCTGGCCTTCTATTTGTGTGGTCGACGTCCAG ATCACAAGAATGGACATTATATCATTCCCCAAATGGCTGACAG AGCTCGCCCTAAGTGCCCGACGCAGAG CCTGGACCTATCTGAACTGGCCAAGGCCGCCAAGAAGAAGCTGCAAGCG CTCAATAACCGCTTGTTCGAGGAGCTGGCCATGGACGTATATGATGAGGTAGACCGCAGGGAGAATGATGCAG tgtGGCTAACAACTCAGAACCACAGCACACTTGTTACAGAGAGAAGCGCAGTCCCGTTTCTGCCTGTGAATCCGGAATACTCAGCTACACGCAACCAG GGTCGACAGAAGCTGGCTCGCTTTAATGCAAGGGAGTTTGCCACCCTCATCATTGATATCCTCAGTGATGCCAAACGAAGGCAGCAAGGCAAAGGCCTGACGAGTCCCACAG AGCCTCTGGATGTGAGTCAGGCAGATGACGACCAGCATGATTATGACAGTGTAGCTTCTGATGAGGACACGGACAGCGAGCTGACTACGCAGAACAACACCAATACCCAGCGCAACAACCGCGCCAAG AGCATGGACTCGTCTGACTTGTCAGATGGGCCTATCACACTTCAGGAGTATCTGGAGGTAAAGAAAGCCCTGGCTTCTTCTGAGGCCAAAGTCCAGCAGCTTATGAAGGTCAACAACAACTTAAGTGAAGAGCTGAGGAGGCTTCAGAAAGAG ATTACGCGGATGCAGACGGAGAACGTAGCGCTGCGGGGGGCCCAGGCTGGGGCTCCGGGGGCTCTGGGTGGGGGCGGCGGTGTGCCCCTGTGGCCCGGCGGGGTGAGGGGAGTGGcggggggaggagggggagcaGTCAGTGGGGATTCGAGCCTGACCCCGCCCTCCTCTGCCCTGCTTCGCAGAGACAGGCAGGCATTCTCTATGTATGAGCCTGGAGCAGCCACCCCCAAAGCCCTCACCCCAGCGCTGGACTCCCTGACCGGCCACCTACAGCCCCTCGGCCCCAGC GTCCGAAAAGGAGCTCCTGCAGGTCCCTCCCCTTATGGAGGACCACACCTATCTGCTTCTATAGAGGTGGGGCGATATATG GCTCCTAAGGCAGAAAAACATGGTAGTGGCACTGATAGCGACTATGACAACACTCAAACATATGACGCTTCGCAAGG CTTGGGCCGTAGCAGTGAGGAGGACAGCCGAGGAGAGGTGGAGGATAGTGGTGATAGTGGTGAGCCAGACCCTACGCTGCCATGCACAGAGGATGTCATCTTGAAGACAGAACAGGTCACCAAGAACATCCAGGAGCTGCTAAGAGCAGCACAGGAATTCAAACATGACAG CTTTGTGCCGTGCTCAGAAAAAATCCATTCAGCTGTGACAGAGATGGCCTCTCTCTTTCCTAAG AGGCCAGCACTGGATGCTGTTCGCTCCTCCTTAAGGCTGCTGGCAGCAAGTGCGTCTCGGCTGCAGGTGGAGTGTCGCAAGGCAGCTCCCTCTGAGTCATCAGCCAGCACAGTGGACTACCAGCTACTTACGCAGCAGGTCATCCAGTGTGCCTACGATATTGCCAAGGCCGCCAAACAGCTCGTCACCATCACAACCCGTGAGAAAAAGCAGTGA
- the git1 gene encoding ARF GTPase-activating protein GIT1 isoform X3, with protein sequence MSRKVQRSEVCADCSAPDPGWSSINRGVLICDECCSVHRSLGRHISIVKHLRHSGWPPSLLQMVQTLACNGANSIWEHSLLDPAQVQSGRRKPNPQDKVHPTKSEFIRAKYQMLAFVHKLPCRDDDGVTTKDLSKQLHSSVRTGSLETCLRLLSLGAQANFFHPEKGTTPLHVAAKAGQVLQAELLVVYGADPGAPDINGRTPMDYARQAGHVELAERLVECQYELTDRLAFYLCGRRPDHKNGHYIIPQMADRARPKCPTQSLDLSELAKAAKKKLQALNNRLFEELAMDVYDEVDRRENDAVWLTTQNHSTLVTERSAVPFLPVNPEYSATRNQGRQKLARFNAREFATLIIDILSDAKRRQQGKGLTSPTEPLDVSQADDDQHDYDSVASDEDTDSELTTQNNTNTQRNNRAKSMDSSDLSDGPITLQEYLEVKKALASSEAKVQQLMKVNNNLSEELRRLQKEVRKGAPAGPSPYGGPHLSASIEVGRYMAPKAEKHGSGTDSDYDNTQTYDASQGLGRSSEEDSRGEVEDSGDSGEPDPTLPCTEDVILKTEQVTKNIQELLRAAQEFKHDSFVPCSEKIHSAVTEMASLFPKRPALDAVRSSLRLLAASASRLQVECRKAAPSESSASTVDYQLLTQQVIQCAYDIAKAAKQLVTITTREKKQ encoded by the exons ATCCTGGCTGGAGCAGTATAAACCGGGGCGTGCTGATCTGTGATGAGTGCTGTTCTGTGCACCGGAGCTTGGGACGCCACATCTCTATCGTCAAGCATCTGCGCCACAGTGGCTGGCCACCTTCTTTATTACAG ATGGTGCAGACTCTTGCTTGTAATGGTGCTAATTCCATTTGGGAGCACTCTCTACTGGACCCTGCACAGGTCCAAAGCGGTCGCAGAAAACCTAACCCCCAAGATAAAGTGCA CCCCACCAAGTCTGAGTTCATACGCGCCAAGTATCAGATGCTAGCCTTCGTCCACAAGCTGCCCTGCCGTGATGATGATGGGGTCACCACCAAAGACCTCAGCAAG CAACTACATTCAAGTGTCCGGACTGGGAGTTTGGAGACATGTCTGCGGCTGCTGTCTCTTGGAGCTCAGGCCAACTTCTTTCATCCT GAGAAAGGCACTACTCCTTTGCACGTGGCTGCTAAAGCAGGACAGGTCCTTCAGGCCGAACTGCTCGTTGTGTATGGAGCTGACCCTGGAGCTCCAGACATTAACGGTCGCACACCCATGGACTATGCTAG GCAAGCTGGCCATGTGGAGTTAGCCGAGCGATTGGTGGAATGTCAGTACGAGCTAACAGACAGGCTGGCCTTCTATTTGTGTGGTCGACGTCCAG ATCACAAGAATGGACATTATATCATTCCCCAAATGGCTGACAG AGCTCGCCCTAAGTGCCCGACGCAGAG CCTGGACCTATCTGAACTGGCCAAGGCCGCCAAGAAGAAGCTGCAAGCG CTCAATAACCGCTTGTTCGAGGAGCTGGCCATGGACGTATATGATGAGGTAGACCGCAGGGAGAATGATGCAG tgtGGCTAACAACTCAGAACCACAGCACACTTGTTACAGAGAGAAGCGCAGTCCCGTTTCTGCCTGTGAATCCGGAATACTCAGCTACACGCAACCAG GGTCGACAGAAGCTGGCTCGCTTTAATGCAAGGGAGTTTGCCACCCTCATCATTGATATCCTCAGTGATGCCAAACGAAGGCAGCAAGGCAAAGGCCTGACGAGTCCCACAG AGCCTCTGGATGTGAGTCAGGCAGATGACGACCAGCATGATTATGACAGTGTAGCTTCTGATGAGGACACGGACAGCGAGCTGACTACGCAGAACAACACCAATACCCAGCGCAACAACCGCGCCAAG AGCATGGACTCGTCTGACTTGTCAGATGGGCCTATCACACTTCAGGAGTATCTGGAGGTAAAGAAAGCCCTGGCTTCTTCTGAGGCCAAAGTCCAGCAGCTTATGAAGGTCAACAACAACTTAAGTGAAGAGCTGAGGAGGCTTCAGAAAGAG GTCCGAAAAGGAGCTCCTGCAGGTCCCTCCCCTTATGGAGGACCACACCTATCTGCTTCTATAGAGGTGGGGCGATATATG GCTCCTAAGGCAGAAAAACATGGTAGTGGCACTGATAGCGACTATGACAACACTCAAACATATGACGCTTCGCAAGG CTTGGGCCGTAGCAGTGAGGAGGACAGCCGAGGAGAGGTGGAGGATAGTGGTGATAGTGGTGAGCCAGACCCTACGCTGCCATGCACAGAGGATGTCATCTTGAAGACAGAACAGGTCACCAAGAACATCCAGGAGCTGCTAAGAGCAGCACAGGAATTCAAACATGACAG CTTTGTGCCGTGCTCAGAAAAAATCCATTCAGCTGTGACAGAGATGGCCTCTCTCTTTCCTAAG AGGCCAGCACTGGATGCTGTTCGCTCCTCCTTAAGGCTGCTGGCAGCAAGTGCGTCTCGGCTGCAGGTGGAGTGTCGCAAGGCAGCTCCCTCTGAGTCATCAGCCAGCACAGTGGACTACCAGCTACTTACGCAGCAGGTCATCCAGTGTGCCTACGATATTGCCAAGGCCGCCAAACAGCTCGTCACCATCACAACCCGTGAGAAAAAGCAGTGA
- the git1 gene encoding ARF GTPase-activating protein GIT1 isoform X2 encodes MSRKVQRSEVCADCSAPDPGWSSINRGVLICDECCSVHRSLGRHISIVKHLRHSGWPPSLLQMVQTLACNGANSIWEHSLLDPAQVQSGRRKPNPQDKVHPTKSEFIRAKYQMLAFVHKLPCRDDDGVTTKDLSKQLHSSVRTGSLETCLRLLSLGAQANFFHPEKGTTPLHVAAKAGQVLQAELLVVYGADPGAPDINGRTPMDYARQAGHVELAERLVECQYELTDRLAFYLCGRRPDHKNGHYIIPQMADSLDLSELAKAAKKKLQALNNRLFEELAMDVYDEVDRRENDAVWLTTQNHSTLVTERSAVPFLPVNPEYSATRNQGRQKLARFNAREFATLIIDILSDAKRRQQGKGLTSPTEPLDVSQADDDQHDYDSVASDEDTDSELTTQNNTNTQRNNRAKSMDSSDLSDGPITLQEYLEVKKALASSEAKVQQLMKVNNNLSEELRRLQKEITRMQTENVALRGAQAGAPGALGGGGGVPLWPGGVRGVAGGGGGAVSGDSSLTPPSSALLRRDRQAFSMYEPGAATPKALTPALDSLTGHLQPLGPSVRKGAPAGPSPYGGPHLSASIEVGRYMAPKAEKHGSGTDSDYDNTQTYDASQGLGRSSEEDSRGEVEDSGDSGEPDPTLPCTEDVILKTEQVTKNIQELLRAAQEFKHDSFVPCSEKIHSAVTEMASLFPKRPALDAVRSSLRLLAASASRLQVECRKAAPSESSASTVDYQLLTQQVIQCAYDIAKAAKQLVTITTREKKQ; translated from the exons ATCCTGGCTGGAGCAGTATAAACCGGGGCGTGCTGATCTGTGATGAGTGCTGTTCTGTGCACCGGAGCTTGGGACGCCACATCTCTATCGTCAAGCATCTGCGCCACAGTGGCTGGCCACCTTCTTTATTACAG ATGGTGCAGACTCTTGCTTGTAATGGTGCTAATTCCATTTGGGAGCACTCTCTACTGGACCCTGCACAGGTCCAAAGCGGTCGCAGAAAACCTAACCCCCAAGATAAAGTGCA CCCCACCAAGTCTGAGTTCATACGCGCCAAGTATCAGATGCTAGCCTTCGTCCACAAGCTGCCCTGCCGTGATGATGATGGGGTCACCACCAAAGACCTCAGCAAG CAACTACATTCAAGTGTCCGGACTGGGAGTTTGGAGACATGTCTGCGGCTGCTGTCTCTTGGAGCTCAGGCCAACTTCTTTCATCCT GAGAAAGGCACTACTCCTTTGCACGTGGCTGCTAAAGCAGGACAGGTCCTTCAGGCCGAACTGCTCGTTGTGTATGGAGCTGACCCTGGAGCTCCAGACATTAACGGTCGCACACCCATGGACTATGCTAG GCAAGCTGGCCATGTGGAGTTAGCCGAGCGATTGGTGGAATGTCAGTACGAGCTAACAGACAGGCTGGCCTTCTATTTGTGTGGTCGACGTCCAG ATCACAAGAATGGACATTATATCATTCCCCAAATGGCTGACAG CCTGGACCTATCTGAACTGGCCAAGGCCGCCAAGAAGAAGCTGCAAGCG CTCAATAACCGCTTGTTCGAGGAGCTGGCCATGGACGTATATGATGAGGTAGACCGCAGGGAGAATGATGCAG tgtGGCTAACAACTCAGAACCACAGCACACTTGTTACAGAGAGAAGCGCAGTCCCGTTTCTGCCTGTGAATCCGGAATACTCAGCTACACGCAACCAG GGTCGACAGAAGCTGGCTCGCTTTAATGCAAGGGAGTTTGCCACCCTCATCATTGATATCCTCAGTGATGCCAAACGAAGGCAGCAAGGCAAAGGCCTGACGAGTCCCACAG AGCCTCTGGATGTGAGTCAGGCAGATGACGACCAGCATGATTATGACAGTGTAGCTTCTGATGAGGACACGGACAGCGAGCTGACTACGCAGAACAACACCAATACCCAGCGCAACAACCGCGCCAAG AGCATGGACTCGTCTGACTTGTCAGATGGGCCTATCACACTTCAGGAGTATCTGGAGGTAAAGAAAGCCCTGGCTTCTTCTGAGGCCAAAGTCCAGCAGCTTATGAAGGTCAACAACAACTTAAGTGAAGAGCTGAGGAGGCTTCAGAAAGAG ATTACGCGGATGCAGACGGAGAACGTAGCGCTGCGGGGGGCCCAGGCTGGGGCTCCGGGGGCTCTGGGTGGGGGCGGCGGTGTGCCCCTGTGGCCCGGCGGGGTGAGGGGAGTGGcggggggaggagggggagcaGTCAGTGGGGATTCGAGCCTGACCCCGCCCTCCTCTGCCCTGCTTCGCAGAGACAGGCAGGCATTCTCTATGTATGAGCCTGGAGCAGCCACCCCCAAAGCCCTCACCCCAGCGCTGGACTCCCTGACCGGCCACCTACAGCCCCTCGGCCCCAGC GTCCGAAAAGGAGCTCCTGCAGGTCCCTCCCCTTATGGAGGACCACACCTATCTGCTTCTATAGAGGTGGGGCGATATATG GCTCCTAAGGCAGAAAAACATGGTAGTGGCACTGATAGCGACTATGACAACACTCAAACATATGACGCTTCGCAAGG CTTGGGCCGTAGCAGTGAGGAGGACAGCCGAGGAGAGGTGGAGGATAGTGGTGATAGTGGTGAGCCAGACCCTACGCTGCCATGCACAGAGGATGTCATCTTGAAGACAGAACAGGTCACCAAGAACATCCAGGAGCTGCTAAGAGCAGCACAGGAATTCAAACATGACAG CTTTGTGCCGTGCTCAGAAAAAATCCATTCAGCTGTGACAGAGATGGCCTCTCTCTTTCCTAAG AGGCCAGCACTGGATGCTGTTCGCTCCTCCTTAAGGCTGCTGGCAGCAAGTGCGTCTCGGCTGCAGGTGGAGTGTCGCAAGGCAGCTCCCTCTGAGTCATCAGCCAGCACAGTGGACTACCAGCTACTTACGCAGCAGGTCATCCAGTGTGCCTACGATATTGCCAAGGCCGCCAAACAGCTCGTCACCATCACAACCCGTGAGAAAAAGCAGTGA